A region from the Capra hircus breed San Clemente chromosome 9, ASM170441v1, whole genome shotgun sequence genome encodes:
- the UNC93A gene encoding protein unc-93 homolog A isoform X1, producing the protein MERNLKNVLVVSFGFLLLFTAYGGLQSLQSSLYSEEGLGVAALSTLYGSMLLSSMFLPPVLIGKLGCKWTLVLAMCCYVAFSLGNFYASWYTLIPTSVLVGLGAAALWSAQGTYLTVVGNAQARKTGQVGKDVVSQYFGIFFLIFQSSGVWGNLISSLVFGQTPTQGTVPEEQLQACGASDCLMAVASTNSTKRPSQDLIYTLMGIYTGCGFLAVLLTAVFLEPVRDAQPEGEGEKQAPPFWSTLLSTFKLLRDKRLRLLILLPMLSGFEQAFLSGDYTRSYTTCALGIQFVGYVMICFGAVDALCSVLFGRLARYIGRTALFALGAVTQLACIIALLLWKPHPSQLPVFFVFPGLWGMADAVWQTQNNALFGVLFEKNKEAAFANYRLWEALGFVIAFGYSTFLCVSVKLYVLLGVLSAAMAAYGAVECMESAKAAERTKPAEEGVTQTKL; encoded by the exons ATGGAGAGGAACCTGAAGAACGTCCTCGTGGTCTCCTTCGGGTTTCTGCTGCTCTTCACTGCCTACGGAGGGCTGCAGAGCCTGCAG AGCAGCCTGTACAGCGAGGAGGGCCTGGGCGTGGCGGCGCTCAGCACGCTCTACGGCAGCATGCTGCTGTCCTCCATGTTCCTGCCGCCCGTCCTCATCGGGAAGCTCGGCTGCAAGTGGACCCTCGTGCTTGCCATGTGCTGCTATGTGGCCTTCTCCCTGGGCAACTTCTACGCCAGCTG GTACACTTTGATCCCCACCTCCGTCCTGGTGGGGCTGGGAGCCGCCGCCCTGTGGTCTGCACAGGGCACCTACCTCACCGTCGTGGGGAACGCGCAGGCGCGGAAGACGGGACAAGTCGGCAAAGACGTGGTCAGCCAGTACTTCGGCATCTTCTTCCTCATATTCCAGTCGTCTGGCGTGTGGGGCAACCTGATCTCGTCTCTCGTGTTCGGCCAGACGCCCACTCAAG GGACCGTCCCAGAGGAGCAGCTGCAGGCCTGCGGGGCCAGCGACTGCCTGATGGCCGTGGCGTCCACCAATAGCACGAAGCGGCCCTCCCAGGACCTCATCTACACGCTCATGGGTATCTACACGG GGTGCGGTTTCCTGGCCGTCTTGCTCACGGCCGTGTTTCTGGAACCCGTAAGAGATGCTCAGCCAGAGGGTGAGGGCGAGAAGCAGGCGCCCCCTTTCTGGTCCACTTTGCTGTCGACGTTTAAGCTGCTCAGAGACAAGCGCCTGCGTCTCCTGATCCTGCTGCCGATGCTCAGCGGGTTCGAGCAAGCCTTCCTGTCGGGCGACTACACGCGG TCCTACACCACCTGCGCCCTGGGGATCCAGTTCGTGGGCTACGTGATGATCTGCTTCGGGGCCGTCGACGCCCTGTGCTCCGTGCTCTTCGGGAGGCTGGCCCGGTACATCGGCAGGACCGCGCTCTTCGCGCTGG GGGCCGTGACGCAGCTGGCCTGCATCATTGCCCTCCTGCTGTGGAAGCCGCACCCCAGCCAGCTGCCCGTGTTCTTCGTGTTCCCCGGCCTCTGGGGCATGGCCGACGCGGTCTGGCAGACACAGAACAACG CTCTCTTCGGGGTTCTGTTTGAGAAGAACAAGGAGGCCGCCTTCGCCAACTACCGCCTCTGGGAGGCCCTGGGCTTCGTCATCGCCTTCGGATACAGCACGTTCCTGTGTGTCAGCGTCAAGCTCTACGTCCTCCTGGGCGTCTTGAGCGCAGCCATGGCCGCCTACGGGGCCGTCGAGTGCATGGAGTCCGCGAAGGCCGCAGAGCGGACAAAACCCGCCGAGGAGGGGGTGACGCAGACGAAACTGTGA
- the UNC93A gene encoding protein unc-93 homolog A isoform X2: MLLSSMFLPPVLIGKLGCKWTLVLAMCCYVAFSLGNFYASWYTLIPTSVLVGLGAAALWSAQGTYLTVVGNAQARKTGQVGKDVVSQYFGIFFLIFQSSGVWGNLISSLVFGQTPTQGTVPEEQLQACGASDCLMAVASTNSTKRPSQDLIYTLMGIYTGCGFLAVLLTAVFLEPVRDAQPEGEGEKQAPPFWSTLLSTFKLLRDKRLRLLILLPMLSGFEQAFLSGDYTRSYTTCALGIQFVGYVMICFGAVDALCSVLFGRLARYIGRTALFALGAVTQLACIIALLLWKPHPSQLPVFFVFPGLWGMADAVWQTQNNALFGVLFEKNKEAAFANYRLWEALGFVIAFGYSTFLCVSVKLYVLLGVLSAAMAAYGAVECMESAKAAERTKPAEEGVTQTKL; encoded by the exons ATGCTGCTGTCCTCCATGTTCCTGCCGCCCGTCCTCATCGGGAAGCTCGGCTGCAAGTGGACCCTCGTGCTTGCCATGTGCTGCTATGTGGCCTTCTCCCTGGGCAACTTCTACGCCAGCTG GTACACTTTGATCCCCACCTCCGTCCTGGTGGGGCTGGGAGCCGCCGCCCTGTGGTCTGCACAGGGCACCTACCTCACCGTCGTGGGGAACGCGCAGGCGCGGAAGACGGGACAAGTCGGCAAAGACGTGGTCAGCCAGTACTTCGGCATCTTCTTCCTCATATTCCAGTCGTCTGGCGTGTGGGGCAACCTGATCTCGTCTCTCGTGTTCGGCCAGACGCCCACTCAAG GGACCGTCCCAGAGGAGCAGCTGCAGGCCTGCGGGGCCAGCGACTGCCTGATGGCCGTGGCGTCCACCAATAGCACGAAGCGGCCCTCCCAGGACCTCATCTACACGCTCATGGGTATCTACACGG GGTGCGGTTTCCTGGCCGTCTTGCTCACGGCCGTGTTTCTGGAACCCGTAAGAGATGCTCAGCCAGAGGGTGAGGGCGAGAAGCAGGCGCCCCCTTTCTGGTCCACTTTGCTGTCGACGTTTAAGCTGCTCAGAGACAAGCGCCTGCGTCTCCTGATCCTGCTGCCGATGCTCAGCGGGTTCGAGCAAGCCTTCCTGTCGGGCGACTACACGCGG TCCTACACCACCTGCGCCCTGGGGATCCAGTTCGTGGGCTACGTGATGATCTGCTTCGGGGCCGTCGACGCCCTGTGCTCCGTGCTCTTCGGGAGGCTGGCCCGGTACATCGGCAGGACCGCGCTCTTCGCGCTGG GGGCCGTGACGCAGCTGGCCTGCATCATTGCCCTCCTGCTGTGGAAGCCGCACCCCAGCCAGCTGCCCGTGTTCTTCGTGTTCCCCGGCCTCTGGGGCATGGCCGACGCGGTCTGGCAGACACAGAACAACG CTCTCTTCGGGGTTCTGTTTGAGAAGAACAAGGAGGCCGCCTTCGCCAACTACCGCCTCTGGGAGGCCCTGGGCTTCGTCATCGCCTTCGGATACAGCACGTTCCTGTGTGTCAGCGTCAAGCTCTACGTCCTCCTGGGCGTCTTGAGCGCAGCCATGGCCGCCTACGGGGCCGTCGAGTGCATGGAGTCCGCGAAGGCCGCAGAGCGGACAAAACCCGCCGAGGAGGGGGTGACGCAGACGAAACTGTGA